TCCATGACTCCACGTAACAAAATTCCAGCCTTATAAATGATATACTAAGGTTATTAACGCTCTGTTTTTTCTGTAAAAGAAAAAGGAGGCGATTATGACCGAAGTAACCTATACGACTAAGTTTACCACTTTTGATCAAAGGTTCTTACCGAGTGGTCATACAGAAGTCCGGTATATTGAGCCGGGGAACCATCGTTCTTTTCAAAAACGGTATTGGGCTCAACTCTCATGTTCCCGATTAATAGGCAGTGGTTTACCTGGAGCTGACCTTGCCGCCCAGCACGTGTATGACAAGTACATCAAGGATCTCTCAATAAGCACCATTAAAAATTCAGGCCGGGTTATTCACTATTTCCTACACTTTCTTGAGCGCAAAAAAACAAACATCTACACTCTGACTCATCAGGATATCAGCAAATTTGTAGGATATGAACAGGAGCGAGGGCAAAAGACGCAGTCCGTTGTTAATTATCTTAGAATTGTCTACGCTTTTATCAAGTACCTGGTTGATCAAGATGTTTTACCGGATACAGTCATGGAGCGAAAAATTCGTATAAAACTCCCCAAAGCACTTCCCCGTGCCATCACTCCTGAGGATCAGCAGCGTCTTCTTGGTGCCATTCACTCGGATCGTGACCGGGCTCTGATTTTGCTTTTACTGCGGACTGGAATGCGAATCGGTGAACTACTGGAAGTTCAGGTATCCGATATCAGTGTTGCTGAGCGAAAGATCATGATCTACCTGGGGGAGAAGAACTTTCAGGGACGTGCGGTGTATTATGGTGAAGATACAAAACAGGCACTGAAAAAATGGTTGAAAATAAGGCCAGGCAACTCCACATCCCTCTTTCCAGGCAGGTCGCCAGGGAGAAGTATAACCTATGTAGCCGCTTGGCACGCTATGCGAAATATCCTCAATCGTGCTGGTCTATCGGATAAAGGGTATAGCTTACACAGTCTTCGGCACACCTTTGCCACCGATATGCTTAATGCAGGTATGCGCCTGGAAGTTCTGCAGCAATTACTTGGTCATCAGGAGATCGAAATGACCATGCGCTATGCCAGGATAACGGATTTAACCCGAGAGCACGAGTATTTCAAAGCCATGGGCCGTATCGAGCAGGGAGGACATTATGAACATCGCCGCGTCAATACTCAACTACAAAAAGTATTTGAAAAGAAAAAACTACTCCGCTCAAAGCGTAAGTAGCTACTTGTATCGGTTAAAGCATTTTCTGGTTTGGCTGCCTGTACAACTGGAGTCTGCAACCTCA
This sequence is a window from Desulfopila inferna. Protein-coding genes within it:
- a CDS encoding tyrosine-type recombinase/integrase produces the protein MTEVTYTTKFTTFDQRFLPSGHTEVRYIEPGNHRSFQKRYWAQLSCSRLIGSGLPGADLAAQHVYDKYIKDLSISTIKNSGRVIHYFLHFLERKKTNIYTLTHQDISKFVGYEQERGQKTQSVVNYLRIVYAFIKYLVDQDVLPDTVMERKIRIKLPKALPRAITPEDQQRLLGAIHSDRDRALILLLLRTGMRIGELLEVQVSDISVAERKIMIYLGEKNFQGRAVYYGEDTKQALKKWLKIRPGNSTSLFPGRSPGRSITYVAAWHAMRNILNRAGLSDKGYSLHSLRHTFATDMLNAGMRLEVLQQLLGHQEIEMTMRYARITDLTREHEYFKAMGRIEQGGHYEHRRVNTQLQKVFEKKKLLRSKRK